In Streptomyces ambofaciens ATCC 23877, a single genomic region encodes these proteins:
- a CDS encoding glycosyltransferase family 4 protein, with the protein MRIAMVSEHASPLAALGGVDAGGQNVYVARLTEELAKRGHDVTVYTRRDALDLPDRVPLPGGAVVEHVPAGPPAAVPKDELFPHMPAFGTHLARAWARERPDVVHAHFWMSGMAAQIGTGPHGIPLVQTFHALGTVKRRHQGLRDTSPYERIGIERQLGRACERVLATCTDEVVELGDMGVPPRQISVVPCGVDVEHFHPAADTGRTPERRRRHRLLACGRLVPRKGYDQAVRALAHVPDTELLIAGGPPAGAVDADPEARRLTALAHRVGVADRVRLLGAVDPEDMPALLRSADLVLCTPVYEPFGIVPLEAMACGVPVLATDVGGHRDSVADGITGRLVTPQDPEAVADAARELLADERLRRQYGRNGRERVLRHYTWARVADGAEQVYRLTLADHALSKEVA; encoded by the coding sequence ATGAGGATCGCCATGGTGTCCGAGCACGCGAGCCCCCTCGCCGCGCTCGGCGGCGTCGACGCCGGTGGACAGAACGTCTACGTGGCCCGTCTCACCGAGGAGTTGGCCAAGCGCGGCCACGACGTCACGGTCTACACCCGCCGGGACGCCCTCGACCTGCCCGACCGGGTGCCGCTGCCCGGCGGCGCGGTCGTCGAGCACGTGCCGGCCGGACCACCCGCGGCCGTCCCCAAGGACGAACTCTTCCCGCACATGCCCGCCTTCGGCACCCACCTGGCCCGCGCCTGGGCGAGGGAGCGGCCCGACGTGGTGCACGCCCACTTCTGGATGTCCGGCATGGCCGCGCAGATCGGCACCGGCCCGCACGGCATCCCGCTCGTGCAGACCTTCCACGCCCTCGGCACCGTCAAGCGGCGCCACCAGGGCCTGCGGGACACCAGCCCGTACGAGCGCATCGGCATCGAGCGGCAGCTCGGCCGCGCCTGCGAACGGGTCCTGGCCACCTGCACCGACGAGGTCGTCGAACTCGGCGACATGGGCGTACCGCCCCGGCAGATCTCCGTGGTGCCCTGCGGGGTGGACGTCGAGCACTTCCACCCCGCCGCCGACACCGGCCGCACCCCCGAGAGACGCCGGCGCCACCGGCTGCTCGCCTGCGGCCGGCTCGTCCCCCGCAAGGGCTACGACCAGGCCGTACGCGCCCTGGCCCACGTACCCGACACCGAACTGCTCATCGCGGGCGGCCCGCCCGCCGGCGCCGTCGACGCCGACCCCGAGGCCCGGCGCCTGACCGCGCTCGCCCACCGCGTCGGCGTCGCCGACCGGGTCCGGCTGCTCGGCGCCGTCGACCCGGAGGACATGCCCGCCCTGCTCCGCAGCGCCGACCTGGTGCTGTGCACCCCCGTCTACGAGCCGTTCGGCATCGTGCCGCTGGAGGCGATGGCGTGCGGCGTGCCGGTCCTCGCCACCGACGTCGGCGGCCACCGCGACTCCGTGGCCGACGGGATCACGGGCCGCCTCGTCACCCCGCAGGACCCCGAGGCCGTCGCGGACGCCGCCCGCGAACTGCTCGCCGACGAACGGCTGCGCCGCCAGTACGGCAGGAACGGCCGGGAACGCGTCCTCAGGCACTACACCTGGGCGCGCGTCGCCGACGGCGCGGAACAGGTGTACCGCCTGACCCTCGCCGACCACGCGCTGTCGAAGGAGGTGGCGTGA
- a CDS encoding D-sedoheptulose-7-phosphate isomerase: protein MTVHPPVVGHCDELQEALGAFRASAHITERWGRRLAAVLAGGGRLLAAGNGGSAAQAQHLTAEIVGRYRDDRPPFSAIALHADTSSTTAIANDYGVDEVFARQVRAHGREGDVLMLLSTSGASANLLSAADAGRAAGMRVWALTGCEPNPLMAGSDESLCVAAPSTATVQEIHLVAVHMICAAFDAALERGVRGTGRRR, encoded by the coding sequence ATGACCGTCCACCCGCCCGTCGTCGGGCACTGCGACGAACTCCAGGAGGCGCTGGGGGCGTTCCGCGCCTCCGCGCACATCACCGAACGCTGGGGCCGGCGGCTCGCCGCCGTGCTGGCCGGCGGCGGCCGGCTGCTGGCGGCGGGCAACGGCGGCAGCGCCGCCCAGGCCCAGCACCTGACCGCCGAGATCGTCGGCCGCTACCGCGACGACCGGCCGCCGTTCTCCGCGATCGCCCTGCACGCCGACACGTCCAGCACCACCGCCATCGCCAACGACTACGGCGTCGACGAGGTGTTCGCCCGCCAGGTCCGCGCCCACGGCCGCGAGGGCGACGTCCTGATGCTGCTGTCCACCAGCGGCGCCAGCGCCAACCTGCTCTCCGCCGCGGACGCCGGGCGCGCCGCCGGAATGCGGGTGTGGGCGCTGACCGGCTGCGAACCCAATCCGCTCATGGCGGGCAGCGACGAGTCCCTGTGCGTGGCCGCCCCCTCGACGGCCACCGTCCAGGAGATCCACCTGGTCGCCGTGCACATGATCTGCGCGGCCTTCGACGCCGCCCTGGAGCGGGGCGTGCGCGGCACCGGAAGGCGGAGGTGA
- the rfaE2 gene encoding D-glycero-beta-D-manno-heptose 1-phosphate adenylyltransferase, producing MADRTPLVVVGDALLDRDLTGSADRLAPDAPVPVVSECAERVRPGGAALAAYLAARDGREVTLIAGVGDDPACLALRELLDPWLTLVPLPLTGTLPEKTRVLAQDRPVVRLDRGGGRVREATEEARAALRAARAVLVSDYGRGAADALRDVLAARPPLVWDPHPRGGPPAPGTRLVTPAEKEAHGFASRDGRPGGGLRAAALDAAALVRDWRAAAVTVTLGARGALLSYGEHPLLVPAPAAHHGDACGAGDRFAATAAGLLADGALVGEAVEGAVTAASAFVAAGGAGALPPAGAGPVPRSDPDSDDPRALTARVRAQHGTVVAAGGCFDLLHAGHVGLLQAARRLGDCLVVCVNSDASVRRRKGDGRPVNPLADRVRVLRALACVDAVAVFDEDTPERLLGDLRPDVWVKGGDYAGADLPEAALLQEWGGQAVLLPYLDGRSSTALLARAAEGVR from the coding sequence ATGGCTGACCGGACCCCCCTGGTCGTCGTCGGCGACGCCCTCCTCGACCGCGACCTCACCGGCTCCGCCGACCGGCTCGCCCCCGACGCGCCGGTCCCGGTGGTCTCCGAGTGCGCGGAACGCGTACGGCCCGGAGGAGCGGCCCTCGCCGCGTACCTCGCCGCCCGCGACGGCCGCGAGGTCACGCTGATCGCCGGCGTGGGCGACGACCCGGCCTGCCTGGCCCTGCGTGAACTCCTGGACCCCTGGCTGACGCTGGTCCCCCTCCCGCTCACCGGCACGCTGCCCGAGAAGACCCGCGTCCTGGCGCAGGACCGCCCCGTCGTCCGCCTCGACCGCGGCGGCGGCCGGGTCCGCGAGGCCACCGAGGAGGCCCGCGCCGCGCTGCGCGCCGCCCGCGCGGTCCTCGTCTCCGACTACGGCCGCGGCGCCGCGGACGCCCTGCGCGACGTACTGGCCGCGCGGCCGCCCCTGGTGTGGGACCCGCACCCGCGCGGGGGCCCGCCGGCCCCCGGCACCCGGCTGGTGACACCGGCCGAGAAGGAGGCGCACGGCTTCGCGTCCCGGGACGGCCGGCCGGGCGGAGGCCTGCGCGCCGCCGCGCTCGACGCCGCCGCGCTGGTGCGCGACTGGCGCGCGGCGGCGGTGACGGTGACGCTGGGCGCGCGCGGCGCCCTCCTGTCGTACGGCGAACACCCGCTCCTGGTCCCCGCCCCCGCCGCCCACCACGGTGACGCGTGCGGTGCGGGGGACCGGTTCGCGGCCACCGCCGCCGGGCTGCTCGCCGACGGGGCACTGGTGGGGGAGGCCGTCGAGGGCGCGGTGACCGCCGCGTCGGCGTTCGTCGCCGCGGGCGGCGCGGGCGCGCTGCCTCCCGCCGGCGCCGGCCCGGTGCCCCGCTCGGACCCGGACTCCGACGACCCGCGGGCCCTGACCGCCCGCGTCCGCGCCCAGCACGGCACGGTGGTCGCCGCGGGCGGTTGCTTCGACCTGCTGCACGCCGGCCACGTCGGTCTCCTCCAGGCCGCCCGACGGCTCGGCGACTGCCTCGTCGTCTGCGTCAACTCCGACGCCTCCGTCCGACGCCGCAAGGGCGACGGCCGGCCCGTCAACCCCCTCGCCGACCGCGTCCGCGTCCTGCGCGCCCTGGCCTGCGTCGACGCCGTCGCCGTCTTCGACGAGGACACCCCCGAACGCCTCCTGGGCGACCTGCGCCCCGACGTCTGGGTCAAGGGCGGCGACTACGCGGGCGCGGATCTCCCCGAGGCGGCGCTCCTCCAGGAGTGGGGCGGCCAGGCGGTCCTCCTGCCCTACCTGGACGGCCGCTCCTCCACGGCCCTGCTGGCCCGGGCGGCCGAGGGAGTCCGATGA
- a CDS encoding glycosyltransferase family 9 protein, which yields MLVLRALGLGDLLAGVPALRALRRAHPGHELVLATPAELAPVVAATGAVDRLLPASAPGRAVPRTLDWTGPPPDVAVDLHGNGPPSHRLLARLRPLKLLAFAHPETPEVDGPPWYAEEHERDRWCRLLRAYGIDADSADLRLPRPGTPSPAPGAAVLHPGAGAPSRCWPVERFAAVAGALRARGHRVVVTGGADEGDLVARLAKLARLPDTDVFGGGLPLDRLSALVAEAGVVVSGDTGIAHLAVAHATPSVTLFGPVPPSRWGPPDHPRHRALWHPGPDGDPHGQATDPALLRIGTGDVLAALDAPGVLEEAP from the coding sequence CTGCTCGTCCTGCGTGCCCTCGGGCTCGGGGACCTGCTCGCCGGGGTGCCCGCGCTGCGCGCGCTACGCCGGGCCCACCCGGGGCACGAGCTGGTGCTGGCCACCCCCGCCGAGCTGGCGCCGGTCGTCGCGGCGACGGGAGCCGTGGACCGGCTGCTGCCGGCGTCCGCACCCGGCCGCGCCGTCCCGCGCACCCTCGACTGGACCGGGCCGCCCCCGGACGTCGCCGTCGACCTGCACGGCAACGGACCGCCCAGCCACCGTCTGCTGGCGCGCCTGCGCCCGCTGAAGCTGCTGGCGTTCGCGCACCCGGAGACCCCCGAGGTGGACGGCCCGCCCTGGTACGCCGAGGAGCACGAGCGCGACCGCTGGTGCCGTCTGCTGCGCGCCTACGGCATCGACGCCGACTCGGCCGACCTGCGACTGCCCCGCCCCGGCACGCCGTCCCCCGCCCCCGGCGCCGCGGTCCTGCACCCCGGTGCCGGCGCCCCCTCCCGCTGCTGGCCCGTGGAGCGGTTCGCGGCCGTCGCGGGGGCGCTCCGCGCACGGGGGCACCGGGTCGTCGTCACCGGGGGAGCGGACGAGGGCGACCTGGTGGCCCGGCTGGCCAAGCTCGCCCGCCTGCCCGACACGGACGTGTTCGGCGGCGGCCTGCCCCTCGACCGGCTCTCCGCCCTGGTGGCCGAGGCCGGCGTCGTCGTCAGCGGCGACACCGGCATCGCCCACCTCGCGGTCGCCCACGCCACCCCCTCCGTCACCCTCTTCGGCCCCGTCCCGCCCAGCCGTTGGGGCCCGCCCGACCACCCCCGTCACCGCGCCCTGTGGCACCCCGGCCCGGACGGCGACCCGCACGGCCAGGCGACCGACCCCGCGCTGCTGCGCATCGGCACCGGGGACGTCCTGGCCGCACTCGACGCCCCGGGCGTCCTGGAAGAGGCACCATGA
- a CDS encoding glycosyltransferase family 2 protein produces the protein MNHGTPHHAPEPAAPHGLSATRARPRPDPAAHADVGIVVATRNRCASLAVTVRHLLALPERPEVLVVDNASTDDTRAMLARDFPRVRVVSLPFNRGALARTHGVRALDTPYVAFSDDDSWWAPGALGTAAALFDEHPRLGLVAARVLVGPTEDADPLNDLLAASPLGTATDLPGTQVLGFLACAAVVRRTAYLDAGGYHPLLFFGAEETLLAYDLASRGWGVTHCPEVTAHHHPDPAPRTDRPAVVSRNALLTAWLRRPLPHALARTRALVAEARHDPHARRALRETLTRLPAALRARRPLPPHVERAARLLDERGGAGGTDGATS, from the coding sequence ATGAACCACGGCACGCCGCACCACGCCCCGGAACCGGCCGCACCGCACGGTCTGTCGGCCACCCGCGCACGGCCCCGCCCCGACCCCGCCGCACACGCCGACGTCGGCATCGTCGTCGCCACCCGCAACCGCTGCGCGAGCCTCGCCGTCACCGTGCGCCACCTGCTCGCCCTGCCCGAACGGCCCGAGGTCCTCGTCGTCGACAACGCCTCCACCGACGACACCCGCGCCATGCTGGCCCGCGACTTCCCCCGGGTGCGCGTGGTCTCCCTGCCCTTCAACCGCGGCGCCCTCGCCCGCACCCACGGCGTCCGCGCCCTCGACACCCCGTACGTGGCGTTCAGCGACGACGACTCCTGGTGGGCGCCCGGCGCGCTCGGCACCGCGGCCGCACTGTTCGACGAGCACCCGCGGCTGGGCCTGGTCGCCGCCCGCGTCCTCGTGGGCCCCACCGAGGACGCGGACCCCCTCAACGACCTGCTCGCCGCGTCCCCCCTCGGCACCGCCACCGACCTGCCCGGCACGCAGGTGCTCGGCTTCCTCGCCTGCGCCGCCGTCGTCCGACGCACCGCCTACCTCGACGCGGGCGGCTACCACCCCCTGCTCTTCTTCGGCGCCGAGGAGACCCTCCTCGCCTACGACCTGGCCTCCCGCGGCTGGGGCGTCACGCACTGCCCCGAGGTGACCGCCCACCACCACCCGGACCCCGCGCCACGCACCGACCGTCCGGCCGTCGTAAGCCGCAACGCCCTCCTCACCGCCTGGCTGCGCCGCCCCCTCCCGCACGCCCTCGCCCGCACCCGCGCCCTCGTGGCCGAGGCCCGCCACGACCCGCACGCCCGGCGCGCGCTGCGGGAGACCCTCACCCGCCTGCCCGCCGCCCTGCGCGCCCGCAGACCCCTGCCCCCGCACGTGGAGCGCGCCGCCCGTCTCCTCGACGAGCGCGGGGGCGCCGGCGGCACCGACGGAGCGACCTCATGA
- a CDS encoding glycosyltransferase family 2 protein, which produces MTDVRTTVVVITHNRRRELLRTLGHLAELPEAPRVIVTDNASTDGTASAVAHHHPHVGLLRPGRNLGAVGRNLAVRRVRTPYVAFCDDDSWWAPGSLSGAADLLDRYPAVGAVTARIVVEPDGTEDPIVRELRDSPVPRPDWLPGPALGSFLAAATVLRTDAFRAAGGFHPRLWLGGEEELLAADLAANGWWLTYADHLTIHHHPSTARDSTLRRAHGIRNTLWFTWLRRPAGPALRRTLHLARTVPRDTASLRAFAEATAALPWVLRERRVLPPEVEARLRSLEPTQRTSTARTYTG; this is translated from the coding sequence ATGACCGACGTCCGGACCACCGTCGTCGTCATCACCCACAACCGGCGCCGCGAACTCCTGCGCACGCTGGGCCACCTCGCCGAACTCCCCGAAGCACCGAGGGTGATCGTCACCGACAACGCCTCCACGGACGGCACCGCCTCCGCCGTCGCCCACCACCACCCGCACGTCGGCCTCCTGCGCCCCGGCCGCAACCTGGGCGCCGTCGGCCGCAACCTGGCGGTCCGACGGGTCCGCACGCCCTACGTCGCCTTCTGCGACGACGACTCCTGGTGGGCGCCCGGCTCCCTGTCCGGGGCCGCCGACCTGCTCGACCGGTACCCGGCGGTCGGCGCGGTCACCGCCCGCATCGTCGTCGAGCCGGACGGCACCGAGGACCCCATCGTCAGGGAACTGCGCGACTCGCCCGTTCCCCGCCCGGACTGGCTCCCGGGACCGGCCCTCGGCTCCTTCCTGGCCGCCGCGACCGTGCTGCGCACCGACGCCTTCCGGGCCGCGGGCGGCTTCCACCCCCGGCTGTGGCTGGGCGGCGAGGAGGAACTGCTCGCCGCTGACCTGGCGGCGAACGGCTGGTGGCTGACGTACGCCGACCACCTGACGATCCACCACCACCCCTCGACGGCCCGGGACTCGACCCTGCGGCGCGCGCACGGCATCCGCAACACCCTGTGGTTCACCTGGCTGCGCCGCCCGGCCGGTCCCGCCCTGCGCCGCACCCTCCACCTGGCCCGCACCGTCCCCCGCGACACCGCGTCCCTGCGCGCCTTCGCCGAGGCGACGGCCGCCCTGCCGTGGGTGCTGCGCGAACGCCGGGTGCTACCCCCCGAGGTCGAGGCCCGCCTGCGCTCCCTGGAACCCACCCAGCGCACCTCGACGGCCCGCACCTACACGGGCTGA
- a CDS encoding polysaccharide pyruvyl transferase family protein → MTGWFSFLHGEATAGDVLALRRVEAVLRDAGLAYDVVWSPGFRPGDMHFADVDPAAYTRLVFVCGPVHGRQIEELHRRFAHCVRIAVGVSVVDPGSPAVTGFHQVLARDAAGTVPTLDLAARAPAPPARPVAGVVLTHGQHEYGGRRRHAEAAAELTRWLAGKDCARLELETRLDAHDWRLCGTPAQLEAVLARLDLVVTDRLHGLVLALRAGTPALAVDPVAGGAKVTAQARACGWPALLPAEGLTVGALEHWWDWCLTRGREEAARIGAGFRSAEAAEDTADGLVAALGAGPVG, encoded by the coding sequence GTGACCGGCTGGTTCAGCTTCCTGCACGGGGAGGCGACCGCCGGGGACGTGCTGGCGCTGCGGCGGGTGGAGGCGGTGTTGCGGGACGCGGGGCTCGCGTACGACGTCGTGTGGAGCCCCGGATTCCGGCCCGGCGACATGCACTTCGCGGACGTCGACCCGGCCGCGTACACCCGCCTGGTCTTCGTGTGCGGGCCGGTGCACGGACGGCAGATCGAGGAACTGCACCGGCGGTTCGCGCACTGTGTGCGGATCGCGGTCGGCGTCTCCGTCGTCGACCCCGGGTCCCCGGCCGTCACCGGCTTCCACCAGGTGCTCGCCCGGGACGCCGCCGGCACCGTGCCGACCCTGGACCTCGCGGCCCGCGCGCCCGCACCGCCCGCCCGGCCGGTCGCCGGGGTGGTCCTCACCCACGGGCAGCACGAGTACGGGGGTCGGCGGCGGCACGCCGAGGCCGCCGCGGAACTGACGCGCTGGCTGGCCGGCAAGGACTGCGCGCGGCTGGAACTGGAGACCCGGCTCGACGCCCACGACTGGCGGCTGTGCGGCACACCCGCCCAGCTGGAGGCCGTACTGGCCCGGCTGGACCTGGTCGTGACCGACCGGCTGCACGGGCTGGTCCTGGCGCTGCGGGCGGGGACCCCCGCACTGGCGGTGGACCCGGTCGCGGGCGGCGCGAAGGTGACGGCACAGGCCCGCGCCTGCGGCTGGCCGGCACTGCTGCCCGCCGAAGGGCTGACGGTGGGCGCCCTGGAGCACTGGTGGGACTGGTGCCTGACCCGCGGACGGGAGGAGGCCGCGCGGATCGGCGCCGGCTTCCGGTCGGCGGAGGCCGCGGAGGACACCGCGGACGGGCTGGTGGCGGCGCTGGGAGCGGGGCCGGTCGGTTAG
- a CDS encoding winged helix DNA-binding domain-containing protein encodes MTTKASATAPVLGTRALNRATLERQLLLRRASMPAEAAVAHLVGLQAQNVKPPYYALAARLDGFTPEDLSGAMADRRVARLVTLRSTLHTHTADDCLTLRPLVQAARDRELGNFRKGLVGVDLDRLAVLARELVEAEPRTMGQLREALLARWPDADPQALAVAARCRLPLVQVTPRGLWGRSGQVTLTTAEHWLGRPARPAPAPDETVLRYLAAFGPASVRDMQTWAGLTRLRDAFERLRPRLVTFRSPDGTELFDLPDAPRPDPDTPAPPRFLPEFDNLLLSHADRTRLVPPAHKGRTWSKNVAHRVLLVDGFVAGLWRTADDVLVVEPFDRLTKVRWDEVVAEGQRMLAALHPGTAYDVRQGTVRGD; translated from the coding sequence ATGACGACCAAGGCATCCGCGACCGCCCCCGTCCTCGGCACCCGGGCCCTCAACCGCGCCACTCTGGAGAGGCAGTTGCTGCTGCGCCGCGCGTCGATGCCGGCCGAGGCCGCCGTCGCGCACCTCGTCGGGCTCCAGGCCCAGAACGTGAAACCCCCGTACTACGCGCTCGCCGCCCGCCTCGACGGCTTCACGCCCGAGGACCTGTCCGGGGCGATGGCCGACCGCCGGGTCGCCCGCCTGGTCACCCTCCGCTCGACCCTCCACACCCACACCGCCGACGACTGCCTCACCCTGCGCCCGCTGGTGCAGGCCGCCCGGGACCGGGAGCTGGGGAACTTCCGCAAGGGCCTCGTGGGTGTCGACCTGGACCGCCTCGCCGTCCTCGCCCGAGAGCTGGTCGAGGCCGAGCCGCGCACCATGGGCCAGTTGCGCGAGGCGCTCCTCGCCCGGTGGCCGGACGCCGACCCGCAGGCCCTGGCCGTCGCCGCCCGCTGCCGGCTCCCGCTCGTCCAGGTGACACCGCGCGGCCTGTGGGGAAGGAGCGGACAGGTCACGCTCACCACCGCCGAGCACTGGCTCGGCCGCCCCGCCCGGCCGGCTCCCGCTCCGGACGAGACCGTCCTCCGCTACCTCGCCGCCTTCGGTCCGGCCTCCGTGCGGGACATGCAGACCTGGGCGGGCCTGACCAGGCTCCGGGACGCCTTCGAGCGACTCCGGCCCCGGCTGGTCACCTTCCGGAGCCCGGACGGCACCGAGCTGTTCGACCTCCCCGACGCGCCCCGCCCCGACCCGGACACGCCCGCCCCGCCGCGCTTCCTGCCCGAGTTCGACAACCTGCTCCTCTCCCACGCCGACCGCACCCGCCTCGTCCCGCCCGCCCACAAGGGCCGCACCTGGTCGAAGAACGTGGCGCACCGAGTCCTCCTCGTCGACGGCTTCGTGGCCGGGCTGTGGAGGACGGCCGACGACGTCCTCGTCGTCGAGCCCTTCGACCGCCTCACGAAGGTCCGGTGGGACGAGGTCGTGGCCGAGGGGCAGCGGATGCTGGCGGCCCTGCACCCGGGGACGGCGTACGACGTCCGGCAGGGGACCGTGCGCGGCGACTGA
- a CDS encoding S1 family peptidase → MFGLTRARSTAAALATAGAAVTAMLAAPSAVAAPQPIVGGSTTTTSAYPFVMQITDASQNQFCGGTLVSPTKVVTAAHCMVGESTRSVRVVGGRTYLNGTNGTVAQVSRIWIHPDYTDATNGDDVAVLTLSRSMPYTPAKYVSASDTSVYAAGTTARVLGWGTTRENGSSSNQLRTATVPVVSDTSCRGSYGSDFVASDMVCAGLPSGGVDTCQGDSGGPLVIGGVLAGITSWGEGCARAGYPGVYSRLTTFSGLVTAQVTS, encoded by the coding sequence ATGTTCGGGCTCACCCGCGCCAGATCGACCGCCGCCGCCCTGGCCACCGCCGGCGCCGCGGTCACCGCGATGCTGGCCGCGCCCTCCGCCGTCGCCGCGCCGCAGCCCATCGTCGGAGGTTCGACGACCACGACGAGCGCGTACCCCTTCGTCATGCAGATCACGGACGCCTCGCAGAACCAGTTCTGCGGAGGCACCCTGGTCTCCCCCACCAAGGTCGTCACCGCCGCCCACTGCATGGTCGGCGAGAGCACCCGCAGCGTGCGCGTCGTCGGCGGACGCACCTACCTGAACGGCACCAACGGCACGGTCGCCCAGGTCAGCCGGATCTGGATCCACCCGGACTACACCGACGCCACCAACGGTGACGACGTAGCGGTCCTGACCCTGTCGAGGTCGATGCCGTACACGCCGGCGAAGTACGTGTCCGCCTCGGACACCTCCGTCTACGCGGCCGGCACCACCGCCCGTGTCCTCGGCTGGGGCACCACCCGGGAGAACGGCTCCTCCTCCAACCAGCTGCGGACCGCGACCGTACCGGTCGTGTCGGACACGAGCTGCCGCGGCTCCTACGGCTCCGACTTCGTCGCGAGCGACATGGTGTGCGCCGGACTCCCCTCCGGCGGCGTGGACACCTGCCAGGGCGACAGCGGCGGACCCCTGGTCATCGGGGGCGTCCTGGCAGGGATCACCTCCTGGGGCGAGGGCTGTGCCCGGGCGGGTTATCCGGGTGTCTACTCCCGGCTGACCACGTTCTCGGGCCTGGTGACCGCGCAGGTCACCTCCTAG